GTATCCTCGTCGATCTTATAAAGCAGATCGCCAGCCTTGACGAAGCTGCCTTCCTTGAAGGCAATTTCCTTGATCACGCCGCCGACCCGTGGACGAATGTCAGCGGATTGGAAAGCTTCTGCACGGCCCGACAATATGGTCGTCAGCGGTGCGGTGGATTTTTTAATCGCGAGAACGCTGACTGGGCTTGGCGGTCTTTCACCGCCGGGACCCCCTGGCCCCCCCGGGCCGCCGGCTTGCTTTTTCCCGTCATCGCTGCATCCGCTCAGCGCAATTGCCGCCACGAGAATAATGGATGACAGGGTGAGATGTCTGGCCATGCGCAGGTCCTAATTTACGAGATAGTCTTGTTCTGACAGTTTCAGTAAAAGAAAATCATCACAAGACAATAACATTCCGTAACCGCTCTATCGGCCGATGTTTTTTGCGCGATGGCATCAAGGACACGGCCTGCCTACAAACGGCGTATCTCGTGACGTAAATTAACAACCGTCACTTTGCAAGTGGATTTTGCAGTGCGGTAGTCACCAGGCCAATCAGATCCCGGCAGCGAATATGGAGAATCTCGGGCTTTTCCCGCGTGATTGAAAGGGGATGGATAACCCCTTCCAAAGCGGTGGCAATGACGGATGCAGTATGATGTGGATCGGTTACGAAAAAGTCGCCCGTCGCCACGCCTTCAAGGACGATGTTTTCGAAAATTGCGCAAATCTTTTCCCTGTAGAGATCGGCGGCGGTGAGTTCCAGATCGGTGGTCAGCACGATCATTTTGAACAGGTGCGGATTGTCGCAAACGTCCTGCAGCAGTTTGGTCAGGAGCTGCTCGGCCATCTGCAGCAATTTCATCTGAGGTGAAGGAAGCAGTTCCAAGTCAGCGAGCCCGGCCATTAGTTTTTCGAGATGGGCTGTCGCGATCGCATCGACCAGAGCGGTTTTGGAATGAAAATGCTTGAATACATTGGCCGGAGACATTTCCAGCTCTGCTGCGATATCCGCCATCGCCACCTGTTGGTACCCGCGCTGGCGAAACAGTTCCTCCGCCGCCCGCAGGATTTCCTGGCGCGTTTCGGCCGCCGGACGACGTGACCTGCGCGGGCGGCATGGTTCCCGCTTGCCAGCGCTTCGTCCGGTGGGCTTGCCAGTGGTTTTTGGCGCTGTCATGATCGTCAGCGCCGGTCGAGATAGGAGAAGAGATTTGCTTTCACGCGATCAAACGGCGTTTCACCGGAATCATCGGCCTGGAACGTCAATCCTGTAATGGCCTCATAGGCCTGGATATACACTTTGGAGGTTGCCTCGACCAAGTCCTGTGGAATTTCTGGAATGTCGTCCTTATACGGATCGCATCGTTCCGCCACCCATGACCGTACGAAGTCCTTGTCGAAGCTGGCCGGCCGGGTTCCCTGGGCGAAGGCCTGTTCATAAGTCTCAGCAATCCAGTAACGGCTACTGTCTGGCGTGTGAATTTCATCAGCCAGAAGGATGTTACCTGCTTCGTCTGTGCCGAATTCATATTTGGTATCGACGAGAATAAGGCCGCGTTCGGCAGCCTTCTGTTGGCCGCGAGCGAAAAGAGCCAGCGCGTATTGGGAAAGCTGCTGCCATTGATCAGGCGTCAGCAGGCAGTTATCGATAATTTCTGCGGGTGTGAGTGGTGCATCGTGACCACCGTCGAATTCCTTGCTGGTCGGTGTAATGATCGCCTGCGGCAGCTTCTGATTGTCACGCATGCCGTCCGGCAATGTCATGCCATACATCGTTCGCTGCCCCTTCTTATAAAGCGTCAGGATCGACGTTCCGGTCGTGCCCGCTAGATAGCCGCGCACCACCACTTCCACGGGGAGGATCGTCAGGCGCTTGCCGATGACAATGGCAGGGTCGGGATAGGCAATGACATGGTTGGGGCAAATATCGGCGGTCTGTTCAAACCAGTAGCGCGCCGTCTGCGTCAGGACCTGACCTTTATAAGGGATGCAAGCCAGGATACGGTCGAAAGCGCTCAACCTATCTGTCGATATAATGATACGACTGCCATCGGGCAGATCGTAATTTTCTCTGACCTTGCCGCGATAATAGTTGGGAAGCTCGGAAAAAAAAGCTTCTTTCAAAATGCGCATCGCTTGGCCCCTTTATGTCGCTGCCATCTCGCGTTGGTGATCTGGTTCAAGCGCGTAAGTCAATTTTATTGCTCAAACCCGTCATGAACATTCCAACCGGCTGCTCTCTACATGATGCAGTCCTAGCGCGCCTAACCCATCGCGGTGGGATTTTCAAAGAAAAAAGCGCGCGGCCATCGCACGCGCGCTTCCCATTCTCTTAAACTGCGCTGATCTCAGGCAAAGGTCAAACGGTCGATCTCGGTGATCTGGCTGGTCACGCGAAGGTGCCGTATCCGCTGTACGCCGAGCACGATGATAAACGTGATGCATGCCTCAATGGCAAATACCGGTGCATAAGCAACGACCCAGCGTCCCCAATCGGCAAAGGCAAGCCCGTCGTTAGAAATAGCCAGCCAGAAACCAACCATGGCCGATACCCCGGCATAATAGGTGGCATCCAGCCCCAATACCCTGGCGAGATTGAAGCGCTTGCCGATTTCGCCGGAAAAAAGCCGCTTCCCAAGCGTATAATGCGCCACCATCATCGGCAGCATCAGCGACAGGGCGTTGACGCCGAGATGAGGAATGTCCCCCGGCTCGAATAGAAATGCTTGTAATATGAGGCCAAGCGCAAAGCCCAGCATGGCGGGCGTAAAGCCAAAGAGAAGATAAATGGTGGTCGCACCGATCAGGTGCAATTCCGATGGCCCGACTGGCAGATGCCAGACCTGCATCATGATTGAGAAAGCAATGGCGGCAAGCGCCGTCTTAGGGAGCATCAAGGGATGACGCCAAAGTGCAGGGAGTTGAGAGGCAACCAGCGACAGCGCTGCGGCATTGGCAAGCGCCACCCTGGCCGGATCGATAATACCGACTTCTATATGCATGTGATCAAGTCCTTTCTTCCGCGCCCTCCGCGCGGTGATGGTGAGAACCGCTTTCGCGGCATGAGTATCGGCAGGTCTCCTGGCTCACGGGTCTGGGCTTTGTCCGCCTTATCGGCCTTGAGGCCAATGGCATGATGGACATCGCTCGCCGTTCACAGTTGCGGGGGCAGCCACGGTTTCGGCCCTTACTTGGGTCGTCCTCACCGTATTCCCTTTTCATCCGCGCGCGTTTTTGACACTTGCAGA
This region of Agrobacterium vitis genomic DNA includes:
- a CDS encoding TetR/AcrR family transcriptional regulator, which gives rise to MTAPKTTGKPTGRSAGKREPCRPRRSRRPAAETRQEILRAAEELFRQRGYQQVAMADIAAELEMSPANVFKHFHSKTALVDAIATAHLEKLMAGLADLELLPSPQMKLLQMAEQLLTKLLQDVCDNPHLFKMIVLTTDLELTAADLYREKICAIFENIVLEGVATGDFFVTDPHHTASVIATALEGVIHPLSITREKPEILHIRCRDLIGLVTTALQNPLAK
- a CDS encoding phosphoribosylaminoimidazolesuccinocarboxamide synthase; this translates as MRILKEAFFSELPNYYRGKVRENYDLPDGSRIIISTDRLSAFDRILACIPYKGQVLTQTARYWFEQTADICPNHVIAYPDPAIVIGKRLTILPVEVVVRGYLAGTTGTSILTLYKKGQRTMYGMTLPDGMRDNQKLPQAIITPTSKEFDGGHDAPLTPAEIIDNCLLTPDQWQQLSQYALALFARGQQKAAERGLILVDTKYEFGTDEAGNILLADEIHTPDSSRYWIAETYEQAFAQGTRPASFDKDFVRSWVAERCDPYKDDIPEIPQDLVEATSKVYIQAYEAITGLTFQADDSGETPFDRVKANLFSYLDRR
- a CDS encoding energy-coupling factor ABC transporter permease, which gives rise to MHIEVGIIDPARVALANAAALSLVASQLPALWRHPLMLPKTALAAIAFSIMMQVWHLPVGPSELHLIGATTIYLLFGFTPAMLGFALGLILQAFLFEPGDIPHLGVNALSLMLPMMVAHYTLGKRLFSGEIGKRFNLARVLGLDATYYAGVSAMVGFWLAISNDGLAFADWGRWVVAYAPVFAIEACITFIIVLGVQRIRHLRVTSQITEIDRLTFA